A genomic segment from Brevundimonas mediterranea encodes:
- a CDS encoding AbgT family transporter: MSLGARVLNTVERVGNRLPDPVFLFLWLIAGLIALSLVGAGLGWSAVNPVTGDQLVAQSLLSPENLERLIIGMPRTLADFPPLGIVITIIYGAAVAERTGMFSTAIRGALLNAPRAILTPVVVITGMVSHHASDASYVVVIPLAAVIFAAAGRHPLAGLAAGFAAVSGGYAGNLFPGASDALILGITEPAAHLIDPSYSVNIAGNWFFIVGVVFVFTPIVWFLTDRVIEPRLGKWTPSEGVAAPATSEKEPLTAGQRRGLQFAGLALLAMIGLWTLIALLPGSPFVDPDADPEQRFNPLYRSLVAFFAVVFFVTGAAYGAGSGSIQSHRDLVRMMRDGIAQLAPYIVLAFFAAHFVAMFNWSGLGPILAVNAAAELKSLALPAPLLLICVVLVSCFFDLFIGSASAKWSALAPIVVPMFMLLGISPEMTTAAYRMGDSVTNIATPLMSYFPLILTFAQRWDPRFGLGSLMATMLPYAGAFLVAGLTMVAAWVAFDLPVGPGVGVHYEPPAPAVAAQEPATGGLSGPHSPPQAAAVPPSTPLPR; the protein is encoded by the coding sequence ATGAGCCTGGGCGCCCGTGTCCTGAACACCGTAGAGCGGGTCGGGAATCGCCTGCCCGATCCTGTCTTCCTGTTTCTGTGGCTGATCGCGGGCCTGATCGCGCTGAGTCTGGTCGGGGCCGGACTGGGCTGGTCGGCGGTCAATCCGGTGACGGGGGACCAGCTGGTCGCGCAAAGCTTGCTGTCGCCCGAAAATCTGGAACGGCTGATCATCGGCATGCCGCGCACCCTGGCGGACTTCCCGCCGCTGGGGATCGTCATCACCATCATCTACGGCGCGGCGGTGGCCGAAAGAACCGGGATGTTCTCCACGGCGATTCGCGGCGCGCTTCTGAATGCGCCCCGCGCCATATTGACGCCGGTCGTCGTGATCACCGGCATGGTGTCGCACCATGCATCCGACGCCTCCTATGTGGTGGTGATTCCCCTGGCGGCGGTGATTTTCGCGGCGGCGGGGCGTCATCCCCTGGCCGGCCTGGCTGCAGGCTTCGCCGCCGTGTCGGGCGGTTACGCCGGCAATCTGTTCCCCGGCGCCAGCGACGCCCTGATCCTGGGCATCACCGAGCCCGCCGCCCACCTGATCGATCCGTCCTATTCGGTGAACATCGCCGGCAACTGGTTCTTCATCGTCGGGGTGGTGTTCGTCTTCACCCCCATCGTCTGGTTCCTGACCGACCGGGTGATCGAGCCCCGGCTGGGCAAATGGACCCCGTCCGAAGGCGTCGCCGCCCCTGCGACCTCGGAAAAGGAGCCCCTGACCGCGGGCCAGAGACGCGGTCTCCAATTCGCCGGCCTGGCCCTCCTGGCCATGATCGGTCTGTGGACCCTGATCGCCCTGCTGCCCGGTTCGCCCTTCGTGGACCCCGACGCCGATCCGGAACAGAGGTTCAATCCCCTGTACCGATCCCTGGTCGCCTTCTTCGCCGTGGTCTTCTTCGTCACGGGCGCGGCCTATGGGGCGGGATCCGGCTCGATCCAGTCCCATCGCGACCTGGTGCGGATGATGCGTGACGGCATCGCCCAGCTGGCGCCCTATATCGTCCTGGCCTTCTTCGCCGCCCATTTCGTGGCCATGTTCAACTGGTCGGGCCTGGGGCCGATCCTGGCGGTCAACGCCGCCGCCGAGCTGAAGAGCCTGGCCCTGCCCGCGCCCCTTCTGCTGATCTGCGTCGTCCTGGTGTCCTGTTTCTTTGATCTGTTCATCGGCTCGGCCTCGGCCAAATGGTCGGCCCTGGCCCCCATCGTCGTGCCGATGTTCATGCTGCTGGGGATTTCGCCCGAGATGACGACGGCCGCCTATCGCATGGGCGATTCGGTGACGAACATCGCCACGCCGCTGATGAGCTATTTCCCGCTGATCCTGACCTTCGCCCAGCGCTGGGATCCGCGCTTCGGCCTGGGCTCCCTGATGGCGACCATGCTGCCTTACGCCGGGGCCTTCCTGGTGGCCGGCCTGACCATGGTGGCGGCCTGGGTGGCCTTCGACCTGCCGGTGGGGCCCGGCGTGGGCGTTCATTACGAGCCGCCCGCCCCGGCCGTCGCCGCTCAGGAGCCCGCCACGGGCGGCCTGTCGGGCCCGCACAGCCCGCCCCAGGCGGCCGCAGTCCCTCCGTCCACGCCCCTTCCGCGCTGA
- a CDS encoding NADH-quinone oxidoreductase subunit A: MNAFLLEYLPVIIFAGIAAFIGVLFIALPMLLAPKSPDSEKLSAYECGFNAFDDARMKFDVRFYLVSILFIIFDLEVAFLFPWAVSMFDLSHAGMIFAFWSMMVFLGVLTIGFIYEWKKGALEWE; encoded by the coding sequence ATGAACGCATTTCTGCTCGAATATCTGCCGGTCATTATCTTCGCCGGCATCGCCGCCTTCATCGGCGTGCTCTTCATCGCCCTGCCGATGCTGCTGGCGCCCAAGAGCCCCGATTCAGAGAAGCTGTCCGCCTATGAGTGCGGGTTCAACGCCTTCGACGACGCCCGGATGAAGTTCGACGTGCGCTTCTATCTGGTGTCGATCCTCTTCATCATCTTCGATCTGGAAGTCGCCTTCCTGTTCCCGTGGGCGGTGTCGATGTTCGACCTGTCGCACGCCGGAATGATCTTCGCCTTCTGGTCGATGATGGTCTTCCTGGGCGTCCTGACCATCGGCTTCATCTACGAATGGAAGAAGGGAGCCCTGGAATGGGAATAG
- a CDS encoding NuoB/complex I 20 kDa subunit family protein has product MEEGSPGMGIVAPSSPLPGVSAGPLVPANSAARSMVEGYDPKIHDKFFESVNMELGERGFLTASLDDVITWARTGSLMWMTFGLACCAVEMIQMSMPRFDVERFGMAPRGSPRHSDLMIVAGTLTNKMAPAIRKVYDQMPDPRYVVSMGSCANGGGYYHYSYSVVRGCDRVVPVDVYVPGCPPTAEALLYGLLQLQKKIRRTGTIDR; this is encoded by the coding sequence ATGGAAGAAGGGAGCCCTGGAATGGGAATAGTCGCGCCTTCCTCGCCGCTGCCCGGCGTTTCGGCGGGGCCCCTGGTTCCCGCAAATTCGGCCGCGCGTTCGATGGTCGAGGGGTATGACCCCAAGATCCACGACAAGTTCTTCGAGTCGGTCAACATGGAGCTGGGCGAGCGCGGCTTCCTGACCGCCTCGCTGGACGACGTCATCACCTGGGCGCGCACCGGCTCGCTGATGTGGATGACCTTCGGCCTGGCCTGCTGCGCCGTCGAGATGATCCAGATGTCGATGCCGCGCTTCGACGTCGAACGGTTCGGCATGGCTCCGCGCGGCAGCCCGCGTCACTCGGACCTGATGATCGTGGCCGGCACCCTGACCAACAAGATGGCTCCGGCCATCCGCAAGGTCTACGACCAGATGCCCGACCCGCGCTATGTCGTGTCCATGGGCAGCTGCGCCAACGGCGGCGGCTACTATCACTACAGCTACAGCGTCGTTCGCGGTTGCGACCGCGTGGTGCCGGTGGACGTCTATGTCCCGGGTTGCCCGCCGACGGCCGAGGCCCTGCTGTACGGGCTGCTGCAGCTGCAGAAGAAGATCCGCCGCACGGGGACCATCGACCGATGA
- a CDS encoding NADH-quinone oxidoreductase subunit C, with protein MSSLAVQERFEAALTPMGAEMVGALGVEAQVAFGELTLLAPRERIVEVMTALRDQFGFQQLLDLCGADYPDREERFEVVYHLLSMTRNARVRVKVVTDEVQPVATVTGVYPSAGWFEREAYDMYGVIFSGHPDMRRLLTDYGFEGHPLRKDFPMTGYVEVRYDEEQKRVVYEPVKLTQEFRTFDFLSPWEGADYPAPVLPGDEKAGVKG; from the coding sequence ATGAGCTCGCTGGCTGTTCAAGAACGGTTCGAGGCCGCTTTGACGCCGATGGGCGCCGAGATGGTCGGGGCTCTGGGCGTCGAGGCGCAGGTCGCCTTCGGCGAACTGACCCTGCTGGCGCCGCGCGAGCGGATCGTCGAGGTCATGACGGCGCTGCGCGACCAGTTCGGCTTCCAGCAGCTGCTGGATCTGTGCGGCGCCGACTATCCGGATCGCGAGGAGCGGTTCGAGGTCGTCTATCACCTGCTGTCGATGACCCGGAACGCCCGGGTCCGCGTCAAGGTCGTGACCGACGAGGTCCAGCCCGTCGCCACCGTGACCGGGGTCTATCCGTCGGCCGGCTGGTTCGAGCGCGAAGCCTACGACATGTACGGCGTGATCTTTTCGGGGCATCCGGACATGCGCCGTCTGCTGACGGACTATGGCTTCGAAGGCCATCCGCTGCGCAAGGACTTCCCGATGACGGGCTATGTCGAGGTCCGCTACGACGAAGAGCAGAAGCGGGTCGTCTATGAGCCGGTCAAGCTGACGCAGGAATTCCGGACGTTCGACTTCCTGTCGCCGTGGGAAGGCGCCGACTACCCGGCGCCCGTGCTTCCCGGCGACGAAAAGGCTGGAGTGAAGGGCTGA
- a CDS encoding NADH-quinone oxidoreductase subunit D, which yields MADGAPVTAPVNGAVDPFEDMPVDHRTAHAKDMDDRKFTINFGPQHPAAHGVLRLVLELDGEIVERVDPHIGLLHRGTEKLMEARTYLQNVPYLDRLDYVAPMNQEHAFCLAIEKLLGVEVPYRAQLIRVLYSEIGRIGNHLLNATMQAMDVGALTPPLWGHEEREKLMVFYERASGARLHANYFRPGGVHQDLPMDLIDDIGRWCHEFPKALTDIESLVTENRIFKQRNVDIGVVSKEQALAWGFTGVMLRGSDIAWDLRKSQPYECYAELEFDIPVGKNGDCWDRYLCRIEEMKQSVRIMEQCIHKLRNCPGEPVMLEDNKIVPPRRGEMKRSMESLIHHFKLYTEGFKTPEGEVYASVEAPKGEFGIYLVSDGTNKPYRVKISAPGFRHLQAMDWINSGHQLADVSAILGSLDIVFGEVDR from the coding sequence ATGGCTGACGGAGCCCCCGTAACCGCGCCCGTGAACGGCGCTGTCGATCCGTTCGAGGACATGCCGGTCGATCACCGCACCGCGCACGCCAAGGACATGGACGACCGCAAGTTCACCATCAACTTCGGCCCGCAACACCCGGCCGCGCACGGCGTGCTGCGGCTGGTGCTGGAGCTGGACGGCGAGATCGTCGAACGCGTCGATCCGCACATCGGCCTGCTGCACCGCGGCACCGAGAAGCTGATGGAGGCCCGCACCTATCTGCAGAACGTGCCCTATCTGGACCGGCTCGACTATGTCGCGCCGATGAACCAGGAACACGCCTTCTGCCTGGCCATCGAGAAGCTGCTCGGCGTTGAGGTTCCCTACCGGGCCCAGCTGATCCGGGTGCTCTATTCGGAAATCGGCCGGATCGGGAACCACCTGCTGAACGCGACCATGCAGGCCATGGACGTCGGCGCCCTGACGCCCCCGCTGTGGGGCCACGAAGAGCGCGAAAAGCTGATGGTCTTCTACGAGCGCGCCAGCGGGGCGCGTCTCCACGCCAACTATTTCCGTCCCGGCGGCGTCCACCAGGATCTGCCGATGGACCTGATCGACGACATCGGTCGCTGGTGCCACGAATTCCCCAAGGCCCTGACCGATATCGAGAGCCTGGTCACCGAAAACCGCATCTTCAAGCAGCGCAACGTCGACATCGGCGTGGTGTCCAAGGAACAGGCCCTGGCCTGGGGCTTCACCGGCGTCATGCTGCGCGGCTCCGACATCGCCTGGGATCTTCGCAAGTCGCAGCCCTATGAGTGCTACGCCGAGCTGGAGTTCGATATTCCGGTCGGCAAGAACGGCGACTGCTGGGATCGGTACCTCTGCCGCATCGAGGAGATGAAGCAGTCGGTGCGGATCATGGAGCAGTGCATCCACAAGCTGCGCAACTGCCCCGGCGAACCGGTGATGCTCGAGGACAACAAGATCGTTCCGCCGCGTCGCGGCGAGATGAAGCGGTCGATGGAATCCCTGATCCATCACTTCAAACTGTATACCGAAGGCTTCAAGACGCCTGAGGGCGAGGTCTATGCCTCGGTCGAGGCGCCCAAGGGCGAGTTCGGCATCTATCTGGTGTCTGACGGCACCAACAAACCCTATCGCGTCAAGATCTCGGCGCCGGGCTTCCGTCACCTGCAGGCGATGGACTGGATCAACAGCGGCCACCAGCTGGCCGACGTCTCCGCCATCCTGGGCTCGCTCGACATCGTTTTCGGAGAAGTGGACCGATGA
- the nuoE gene encoding NADH-quinone oxidoreductase subunit NuoE, whose translation MSVRRLAKEQPASFAFSADTTAKAEWWIKKYPESRRQSAVIPILWLVQKQEGWVSEPAIRAIGELLGMPFIRVLEVATFYTMFMLEPVGKTALIQVCGTTPCMLRGANELMKVCKEKIGPKDHLSADGRFTWQEVECLGACSNAPMAQINDYYFEDLTPESLAQIIDDFAAGKTPKPGSYQGRATSEPAGGAKTLLDPKLYDGSAAQPIAKLPNSDPAPVEKAPA comes from the coding sequence ATGAGCGTTCGTCGTCTCGCCAAGGAACAACCGGCCTCGTTCGCCTTCTCGGCCGATACGACGGCCAAGGCTGAATGGTGGATCAAGAAGTATCCGGAAAGCCGTCGCCAGTCGGCGGTGATCCCGATCCTGTGGCTGGTCCAGAAGCAGGAAGGCTGGGTCTCCGAGCCCGCCATCCGCGCCATCGGCGAACTGCTGGGCATGCCCTTCATCCGGGTGCTGGAGGTCGCGACCTTCTACACCATGTTCATGCTGGAGCCGGTCGGCAAGACCGCCCTGATCCAGGTGTGCGGCACGACGCCCTGCATGCTGCGCGGCGCCAATGAGCTGATGAAGGTCTGCAAGGAGAAGATCGGTCCCAAGGACCATCTGTCCGCCGACGGCCGCTTCACCTGGCAGGAAGTCGAATGCCTGGGCGCCTGTTCGAACGCGCCCATGGCCCAGATCAACGACTATTATTTCGAGGACCTGACGCCCGAGTCCCTGGCCCAGATCATCGACGACTTCGCCGCCGGCAAGACGCCCAAGCCGGGCTCCTATCAGGGGCGCGCCACGTCCGAGCCGGCCGGCGGGGCCAAGACCCTGCTGGATCCGAAACTGTACGACGGTTCGGCCGCCCAGCCGATCGCCAAACTGCCCAACAGCGACCCGGCGCCGGTCGAGAAGGCCCCCGCCTGA
- the nuoF gene encoding NADH-quinone oxidoreductase subunit NuoF, which translates to MVGILEDKDRIFTNLYGFQDWTLDGAKTRGAWNATKDMLDLGRDWIINNVKASGLRGRGGAGFSTGLKWSFMPKEVKDRPHYLVVNADESEPGTCKDREIMRHDPQLLIEGCLIASFAMQAHACYIYLRGEYVLERERMEAAVKQAYEARLIGKDNVHGWDFDVYIHHGAGAYICGEETALLESLEGKKGQPRLKPPFPAGAGLYGCPTTVNNVESIAVVGTILRRGAGWFAGFGRPNNTGTKLMAISGHVNAPCVVEEAMSIPLRQLLEEHCGGVRGGWDNLKAIIPGGSSVPLITREMSETALMDFDSLREMRSGLGTAAVIVMDNSTDLVKAIARISYFYKHESCGQCTPCREGTGWMWRVLERMSVGEADPSEIDLLLDVAGQVEGHTICALGDAAAWPVQGLIRHFRHEIEERIANYRSRRANFAGHAIAAE; encoded by the coding sequence ATGGTCGGCATTCTCGAAGACAAGGACCGGATCTTCACCAACCTGTACGGCTTCCAGGATTGGACGCTGGACGGGGCGAAGACCCGCGGCGCCTGGAACGCCACCAAGGACATGCTGGACCTTGGCCGCGACTGGATCATCAACAACGTCAAGGCCTCGGGCCTGCGCGGCCGCGGCGGCGCGGGTTTCTCGACCGGGTTGAAGTGGTCCTTCATGCCCAAGGAAGTGAAGGATCGTCCTCACTACCTGGTCGTCAACGCCGACGAATCCGAACCCGGCACCTGCAAGGACCGGGAGATCATGCGCCATGATCCCCAGCTGCTGATCGAAGGCTGCCTGATCGCCAGCTTCGCGATGCAGGCCCACGCCTGCTACATCTATCTGCGCGGCGAATATGTGCTCGAGCGCGAGCGGATGGAGGCTGCGGTCAAACAGGCCTATGAGGCCCGTCTGATCGGCAAGGACAATGTCCACGGCTGGGACTTTGACGTCTATATCCACCACGGCGCCGGCGCCTATATCTGCGGCGAAGAGACCGCCCTGCTGGAATCCCTGGAAGGCAAGAAGGGCCAGCCGCGCCTGAAGCCGCCGTTCCCGGCCGGCGCAGGCCTGTACGGCTGCCCCACCACGGTGAACAACGTCGAGTCGATCGCCGTCGTCGGCACCATCCTGCGTCGCGGCGCCGGCTGGTTCGCGGGCTTCGGCCGTCCGAACAACACCGGCACCAAGCTGATGGCCATCTCGGGCCATGTGAACGCGCCCTGCGTGGTCGAAGAGGCCATGTCGATCCCGCTGCGGCAGCTGCTGGAAGAACACTGCGGCGGCGTGCGCGGCGGCTGGGACAATCTGAAGGCCATCATTCCGGGCGGCTCGTCCGTGCCGCTGATCACGCGCGAAATGTCCGAGACGGCGCTGATGGACTTCGACAGCCTGCGCGAAATGCGCTCGGGCCTGGGCACCGCCGCCGTCATCGTGATGGACAATTCCACCGACCTGGTGAAGGCCATCGCCCGCATCAGCTATTTCTACAAGCACGAGAGCTGCGGCCAGTGCACGCCTTGCCGGGAAGGCACCGGCTGGATGTGGCGCGTGCTGGAGCGGATGTCGGTGGGCGAGGCTGATCCGTCGGAAATCGACCTGCTGCTGGACGTCGCCGGTCAGGTCGAGGGCCACACCATCTGCGCCCTGGGCGACGCGGCCGCCTGGCCGGTGCAGGGCCTGATCCGTCACTTCCGTCACGAGATCGAAGAGCGTATCGCCAACTACCGCAGCCGCCGCGCGAACTTCGCCGGCCACGCGATCGCGGCGGAGTAG
- the nuoG gene encoding NADH-quinone oxidoreductase subunit NuoG, with protein MPIAKVNGVEVEFEPGMTVLQVAERAGQEIPRFCYHERLSIAGNCRMCLVEVKPGPPKPQASCALPAAEGQEIFTDTPMVKKAREGVMEFLLINHPLDCPICDQGGECDLQDQSMAYGRDGSRYAENKRAVEEKNMGPTIKTFMTRCIQCTRCVRFITEVAGVPDIGMISRGEDAEITTYLEKSVASELSGNVNDLCPVGALTHRPWQYHYRPWELKKTETIDVMDALGSNIRADFRGSEVMRVLPRVNEGINEEWLSDKSRYVVDGLTARRLDRPWIRENGKLRAASWNEALDAVAAKLKAAPADRIGVIAGDLQDAESMKATLDLFRALGSKNTDCRQDGAALGYGPRESWLFNSGLEGIEKADAILIVGVNPRIEAPLLNARLRKSWIKGGVEIGVIGEQADLTFDYAYLGAGSKTLAKLPKSAMDFLTKAERPAIIVGSGALNGEGGAAVLNALGALAKKVGVIGEGWNGFNVLHHAAARVGGLDMGFVPVEGGLTVSDMLKPGALDVLFLLGADEVDPTGSNAFRVYLGSHGDRGAHGADVILPGAAYTEKSGLYVNTEGRVQMAERVVFPKGEAKEDWAIIRALSARVDQTLPYDTLDQLRARLMADHPTFGRIDYLPAPAAFDPSKLGVKGDLGDRVFASAITDPYLSNPIARASATMAELSALRIAPVAMAAE; from the coding sequence ATGCCCATCGCCAAGGTCAACGGCGTCGAAGTCGAGTTCGAGCCCGGGATGACCGTGCTCCAGGTCGCCGAGCGCGCGGGGCAGGAAATCCCGCGCTTCTGCTACCACGAACGCCTGTCCATCGCCGGCAACTGCCGCATGTGCCTGGTCGAGGTGAAGCCCGGACCGCCGAAGCCCCAGGCTTCGTGCGCCCTGCCGGCCGCCGAAGGTCAGGAAATCTTCACCGACACCCCGATGGTCAAGAAGGCCCGGGAAGGCGTGATGGAATTCCTGCTGATCAACCACCCGCTGGATTGCCCGATCTGCGACCAGGGCGGCGAGTGCGATCTGCAGGATCAGTCCATGGCCTATGGCCGCGACGGCTCTCGCTATGCCGAGAACAAGCGCGCGGTCGAAGAAAAGAACATGGGTCCGACGATCAAGACCTTCATGACGCGGTGCATCCAGTGCACCCGTTGCGTCCGCTTCATCACCGAGGTCGCCGGCGTGCCGGACATCGGCATGATCTCGCGCGGCGAGGACGCCGAGATCACGACCTATCTGGAGAAGTCGGTCGCGTCGGAACTGTCGGGCAACGTCAATGACCTGTGCCCGGTCGGCGCCCTGACGCACCGCCCCTGGCAGTACCACTATCGTCCGTGGGAACTGAAGAAGACCGAGACCATCGACGTCATGGACGCCCTGGGCTCGAACATCCGCGCCGACTTCCGCGGCTCCGAGGTCATGCGGGTCCTGCCGCGCGTCAACGAGGGCATCAACGAGGAGTGGCTGTCGGACAAGAGCCGCTATGTCGTCGACGGCCTGACCGCCCGCCGCCTGGACCGCCCGTGGATCCGCGAGAACGGCAAGCTGCGCGCCGCCTCGTGGAACGAGGCCCTGGACGCCGTCGCCGCCAAGCTGAAGGCCGCCCCTGCCGACCGCATCGGCGTGATCGCCGGCGACCTGCAGGACGCTGAGTCGATGAAGGCGACCCTGGACCTGTTCCGCGCCCTGGGCTCGAAGAACACCGACTGCCGCCAGGACGGCGCTGCGCTCGGCTATGGCCCGCGCGAGAGCTGGCTGTTCAACTCCGGCCTGGAAGGTATTGAAAAGGCTGACGCCATTCTGATCGTGGGTGTGAATCCGCGTATCGAGGCGCCGCTGCTGAACGCCCGCCTGCGCAAGAGCTGGATCAAGGGCGGGGTCGAGATCGGCGTCATCGGCGAACAGGCCGACCTGACCTTCGACTACGCCTATCTGGGCGCCGGTTCGAAGACCCTGGCCAAGCTGCCGAAGTCGGCGATGGACTTCCTGACCAAGGCCGAGCGTCCGGCGATCATCGTCGGCTCCGGCGCGCTGAACGGGGAGGGCGGCGCCGCCGTCCTGAACGCCCTGGGCGCCCTGGCCAAGAAGGTCGGCGTCATCGGCGAAGGCTGGAACGGCTTCAACGTCCTGCACCACGCCGCCGCGCGCGTCGGCGGCCTGGACATGGGCTTCGTGCCGGTTGAAGGCGGTCTGACGGTCTCGGACATGCTGAAGCCCGGCGCGCTGGACGTGCTGTTCCTGCTGGGCGCCGACGAGGTCGATCCGACCGGTTCGAACGCCTTCCGTGTCTATCTGGGCAGCCACGGCGACCGCGGCGCGCACGGCGCCGACGTCATCCTGCCCGGCGCGGCCTATACCGAGAAGTCGGGCCTGTACGTCAACACCGAGGGCCGGGTGCAGATGGCCGAACGCGTCGTCTTCCCCAAGGGCGAGGCCAAGGAAGACTGGGCCATCATTCGCGCCCTGTCCGCCCGCGTCGACCAGACCCTGCCTTACGACACCCTGGATCAGCTGCGCGCCCGGCTGATGGCCGATCATCCGACCTTCGGCCGGATCGACTATCTGCCCGCGCCGGCCGCCTTCGATCCGTCCAAGCTGGGCGTCAAGGGCGACCTGGGCGACCGGGTCTTCGCCTCGGCGATCACGGACCCCTATCTTTCCAACCCGATCGCGCGCGCCAGCGCGACCATGGCCGAGCTGTCCGCCCTGCGGATCGCCCCGGTCGCGATGGCGGCGGAGTAA
- the nuoH gene encoding NADH-quinone oxidoreductase subunit NuoH — protein sequence MDAAVSFWATPGGWTLITVGQILLITVGVLIAVAFLLLADRKVWASVQMRKGPNVVGPFGLLQSFADMIKFVLKEVVIPSGADKAVFILAPIITVVLAFMAWAVIPFAPGWVVSDLNVGILYIFAVSSLGVYGIIMGGWASNSKYPFLGSLRSAAQMVSYEVSLGLIIINVILLAGTMNLSQIVEGQSGYFWNWYAFGGGQGTWPLIVVLFPMSIVFFVSALAETNRPPFDLPEAESELVAGYQVEYSSTTYLLFMMGEYVNIVFMSAMISILFFGGWNPGFLSQETLDGLPAWIAYTIYLLTFLTKTVFWFLAIALVKAFVPRYRYDQLMRLGWKIFLPASLVAVVITAAWRVFAVGA from the coding sequence ATGGACGCTGCTGTTTCCTTTTGGGCCACGCCGGGCGGCTGGACGCTGATCACCGTCGGTCAGATCCTGCTGATCACGGTCGGCGTGCTGATCGCCGTCGCCTTCCTGCTGCTGGCCGACCGCAAGGTCTGGGCTTCGGTGCAGATGCGCAAGGGGCCGAACGTCGTCGGCCCCTTCGGTCTGCTTCAATCCTTCGCGGACATGATCAAGTTCGTGCTCAAGGAGGTGGTCATCCCCTCCGGCGCCGACAAGGCGGTCTTCATCCTGGCGCCGATCATCACCGTGGTCCTGGCCTTCATGGCCTGGGCGGTGATCCCGTTCGCGCCGGGCTGGGTGGTGTCGGACCTGAACGTCGGCATCCTGTACATTTTCGCCGTCTCGTCGTTGGGCGTGTACGGCATCATCATGGGCGGCTGGGCTTCGAACTCGAAGTATCCGTTCCTGGGTTCGCTGCGTTCGGCGGCGCAGATGGTGTCCTATGAAGTCTCGCTGGGCCTGATCATCATCAATGTGATCCTGCTGGCCGGCACGATGAACCTGTCGCAGATCGTCGAGGGGCAGAGCGGCTATTTCTGGAACTGGTACGCCTTCGGCGGCGGGCAGGGCACCTGGCCCCTGATCGTGGTCCTGTTCCCGATGTCGATTGTCTTCTTCGTTTCGGCCCTGGCCGAAACCAACCGTCCGCCGTTCGACCTGCCTGAAGCCGAGTCCGAACTGGTGGCCGGCTATCAGGTCGAATACAGCTCGACGACCTATCTGCTGTTCATGATGGGCGAGTACGTCAACATCGTCTTCATGTCGGCGATGATCAGCATCCTGTTCTTCGGCGGCTGGAACCCCGGCTTCCTGTCGCAGGAGACGCTGGACGGCCTGCCGGCCTGGATCGCCTACACCATCTATCTGCTGACCTTCCTCACCAAGACGGTGTTCTGGTTCCTGGCCATCGCCCTGGTGAAGGCCTTCGTGCCCCGCTACCGCTACGACCAGCTGATGCGCCTCGGCTGGAAGATCTTCCTGCCCGCGTCGCTGGTGGCCGTGGTCATCACCGCCGCCTGGCGCGTCTTCGCGGTGGGTGCGTAG
- the nuoI gene encoding NADH-quinone oxidoreductase subunit NuoI, with protein sequence MFTRIAQAAKGAMMLDAIGAIGLTLKYMARPKATVNYPFERNPQSPRFRGEHALRRYPSGEERCIACKLCEAICPAQAITIEAEPRADGSRRTTRYDIDMVKCIYCGLCQEACPVDAIVEGPNSEYAVETREELLFDKARLLDNGDRWERQIAKNLELDAPYR encoded by the coding sequence ATGTTCACTCGTATCGCCCAGGCCGCCAAGGGCGCGATGATGCTCGACGCCATCGGCGCCATCGGCCTGACCCTGAAGTACATGGCCCGCCCCAAGGCGACCGTGAACTATCCGTTCGAGCGGAACCCGCAGTCGCCGCGCTTCCGCGGCGAACACGCCCTGCGCCGTTATCCGAGCGGCGAGGAACGCTGCATCGCCTGCAAGCTGTGCGAGGCCATCTGCCCCGCCCAGGCCATCACCATCGAGGCCGAACCGCGCGCCGACGGCAGCCGCCGCACGACCCGCTACGACATCGACATGGTCAAGTGCATCTACTGCGGCCTGTGCCAGGAGGCCTGCCCGGTGGACGCCATCGTCGAGGGGCCGAACTCCGAATACGCCGTCGAAACGCGCGAGGAGCTGCTGTTCGACAAGGCCCGACTGCTCGACAATGGGGATCGCTGGGAACGGCAGATCGCCAAGAATCTGGAACTCGACGCGCCTTACCGCTAA